In the Methanococcoides methylutens genome, one interval contains:
- a CDS encoding MTAP family purine nucleoside phosphorylase: MKIDAAILGGVGFSSFIEGSAKIVNTPYGDVGVYIGKLNDKTIAIVPRHSGAAEHVPPHMINYRANIWAIKELGVEKIVATNSVGTMKDHAIGSFVIPDDFIDLTKSRISTFYDKNTVHVDMTEPYCPEISKCLMDTLEKKGVDYTRGTYVCTEGPRFETRAEIKMMSMIGDIVGMTGLPEVALARELELCYASICTITNQACGLTENKITADEVVVELGTTQEILLEVLTNVIDCIPATRECECMNATQGARL; the protein is encoded by the coding sequence ATGAAAATCGATGCAGCAATACTTGGTGGTGTCGGATTCTCATCTTTTATAGAAGGATCTGCAAAGATCGTCAATACACCTTACGGAGATGTTGGCGTTTACATTGGCAAACTGAATGATAAGACCATAGCCATAGTACCCCGGCATTCAGGAGCTGCTGAACATGTTCCCCCACATATGATCAACTATCGTGCCAACATTTGGGCGATAAAGGAACTTGGAGTGGAGAAAATAGTAGCCACCAATTCCGTGGGAACCATGAAAGATCATGCCATTGGCAGTTTTGTCATCCCTGATGATTTTATCGACCTTACCAAAAGCCGCATATCCACTTTCTATGACAAGAACACAGTTCATGTTGATATGACAGAGCCATATTGTCCGGAGATAAGTAAGTGCCTTATGGATACGCTTGAGAAGAAGGGAGTTGATTATACCAGAGGGACATACGTTTGTACCGAAGGGCCACGCTTTGAGACCCGTGCAGAGATAAAGATGATGAGCATGATCGGAGATATTGTGGGTATGACAGGGTTGCCGGAAGTTGCCCTTGCACGAGAACTGGAACTATGCTATGCATCCATTTGCACCATAACGAACCAGGCATGCGGACTTACCGAGAACAAAATAACAGCCGATGAGGTCGTGGTCGAGCTTGGCACTACACAGGAGATCCTGCTGGAAGTCCTAACCAATGTTATTGACTGCATTCCTGCAACACGTGAATGTGAATGCATGAACGCTACGCAAGGAGCACGGCTTTGA
- a CDS encoding RAD55 family ATPase, translating into MSSQLSVGTEVIITPRTSQHKVAAEPELSLTEDAHVQRKVELRTVTKETAPVTETKAVGEIPVKNEVRGVQKNVCNGPVVVPTGIYVLDRTLGGGLPLNSMVYFSADPRSMSEVFFYEFTQSRKTYYFTTGRRPKYVRQDIMNQNLDTSNIIFVDIYSEYYFTSMGDMVDNLGNRHIDSKIIEYAEYNLHTILNDSQGEEINIIFDNFSFFMNLNVNPGLLKRLLNLLYETTKEANSITFLYSLKGSHDERAENEILNASDVIFDVDVEKHPDKLMSKLSIPKIRGMAPETDVIKFNVSEGINIDTSKDIA; encoded by the coding sequence ATGTCAAGTCAACTTTCTGTGGGTACGGAGGTAATAATAACTCCAAGAACGTCGCAACATAAAGTAGCGGCGGAACCAGAGTTATCTCTTACAGAAGATGCCCATGTCCAGAGGAAGGTTGAGCTGCGTACTGTCACGAAGGAAACTGCTCCTGTAACTGAAACAAAGGCTGTCGGTGAGATCCCCGTAAAAAATGAGGTGAGAGGCGTCCAAAAGAATGTCTGCAATGGTCCTGTTGTCGTTCCAACTGGCATCTATGTATTGGACAGAACTCTTGGGGGAGGCCTCCCTCTTAATTCCATGGTCTATTTCTCTGCAGATCCAAGGTCTATGTCAGAAGTATTCTTTTACGAGTTTACACAATCTCGTAAAACCTATTACTTTACCACTGGACGCAGGCCGAAATATGTACGCCAGGATATTATGAACCAGAATCTGGATACTTCAAATATCATATTTGTGGACATCTACAGTGAGTATTATTTTACTTCCATGGGGGACATGGTGGATAATCTGGGTAATAGGCACATTGATTCCAAGATCATAGAGTATGCCGAATATAATTTGCACACCATCCTGAATGATTCACAAGGTGAAGAGATCAATATTATTTTTGATAATTTCTCGTTCTTCATGAACCTCAATGTGAATCCTGGACTTCTCAAGCGTCTGCTCAATCTTCTCTATGAGACCACAAAGGAAGCAAACAGCATTACATTCCTCTATTCTTTGAAAGGAAGCCATGATGAACGGGCGGAAAACGAGATTCTCAATGCATCAGATGTTATTTTTGATGTAGATGTTGAAAAACATCCTGATAAGCTCATGAGCAAGCTTTCGATCCCAAAGATACGTGGAATGGCACCTGAAACAGATGTTATCAAGTTCAATGTCTCAGAAGGCATCAACATTGATACATCAAAGGATATTGCTTAA
- a CDS encoding DUF373 family protein produces MQTLVICIDRDNDLGEKADVTTPIIGREENIDAAVKLATADPEDSDSNTIFGGVNVLDELLTKGLDAQIITFAGDKNVGVISDQKISAQLDAFLSENEITNAIFISDGAEDETLLPIVQSRIKIDSVKRIVVKQSANLESTYYILKNALNDPKISQTFFVPLGLAALIYAIFLLARYPEGAIIGISAAIGMYMLYRGFNLDQPFALLRERMKDSFYEGQMTFITYTIAAILGVIATMIGAVTLWQYHITGGSWYYGIVTLITVFINVTIWWYVIAILFADIGKMVDQKISETFTIKEISPALFIIAVGLLFWGASTYILSVSALAGETANGELSLQYFVYSVVGAIMIALLGIKISMTNPSPEKLPKKGKHKAKN; encoded by the coding sequence ATGCAAACTTTAGTCATATGCATTGACAGAGACAATGATCTTGGTGAAAAAGCAGATGTTACCACTCCAATCATAGGACGTGAAGAGAACATCGATGCAGCAGTGAAACTTGCAACTGCAGATCCGGAGGATTCCGACAGCAATACAATATTTGGCGGCGTGAATGTTCTTGATGAACTGCTTACAAAGGGTCTTGATGCCCAGATCATCACATTTGCAGGTGACAAGAATGTGGGAGTCATATCAGACCAGAAAATATCTGCCCAGCTGGATGCTTTCCTGAGCGAGAATGAGATCACAAATGCAATATTCATATCCGATGGAGCAGAGGACGAGACACTCCTGCCCATAGTTCAATCCCGTATTAAGATCGATTCTGTCAAGCGTATCGTGGTTAAGCAAAGTGCAAACCTCGAGAGTACTTACTATATCCTGAAAAATGCACTGAACGATCCGAAAATTTCACAGACCTTCTTTGTTCCGCTGGGACTTGCAGCACTTATCTATGCAATTTTCCTGCTGGCAAGATATCCGGAAGGCGCAATTATAGGTATTTCAGCTGCGATCGGAATGTACATGCTTTACAGAGGATTTAACCTCGACCAGCCTTTCGCCCTTTTAAGAGAAAGAATGAAGGATTCTTTTTATGAAGGCCAGATGACCTTTATCACTTACACAATAGCTGCTATCCTTGGAGTGATCGCTACAATGATAGGAGCTGTGACACTCTGGCAGTATCACATTACCGGCGGTAGCTGGTACTATGGAATAGTCACCCTCATTACCGTTTTCATTAATGTTACCATCTGGTGGTACGTTATAGCCATCCTTTTTGCAGACATAGGGAAGATGGTCGACCAGAAAATAAGCGAAACTTTCACAATAAAAGAGATATCACCGGCTCTTTTCATAATAGCAGTCGGTCTGCTATTCTGGGGTGCAAGCACTTATATACTCTCAGTTAGTGCCCTTGCAGGTGAGACTGCAAATGGTGAACTGAGCCTGCAGTATTTTGTTTATTCTGTGGTAGGCGCTATAATGATCGCACTTCTTGGCATCAAGATATCCATGACCAATCCATCCCCCGAAAAACTTCCGAAAAAAGGGAAGCATAAAGCTAAAAACTAA